TCATTTACAGGATCACCTGTCAGTGAAACCCTGATTGTATCCCCAATACCTTCTGCAAGTAATGTACCTATTCCAACACAGGATTTTATTGTCCCACCTTTTGGTGTACCAGCTTCAGTAACACCTACATGGAGAGGATAATCAACCTTAGTAGCTATGAGTCTATATGCTTCAAGCATTACTGGAACATCTGATGCTTTTAAAGATATTTTTATTAGATTAAAATTTAAGTCTTCTAAAATTTTTACATGCTCTAAAGCACTTGCTACCATTGCTTCATGAACTTTGTCAGCGCCATAAATTGTACCCCACTTTGAATCAAGTGAACCTGCGTTTACTCCAATTCTTATTGGGATTTGTCTTTCTTTTGCTAAAGTAATTATTTCTTTTACATGTAAGTGCTCTCCAATATTTCCTGGATTTAATCTAAGCCCGTCAACACCTTGCTTTATTGCTTCAAGTGCTAATCTCCAATCAAAATGAATATCTGCAATTAATGGAATTGGAGAGTGTCTTTTTATTTCTCCAAGTTTACTTGCAGCTTCTTTATCAGGTACAGCAACTCGTACAATTTCACACCCAGCATCTCTTAATTCTTTAATTTGTCTTAAAGTAGCTTCTATATCTCTCGTATCTGTTGTAGTCATTGACTGAATTACAACTTGTGCATCTCCACCAACAGGTACAGAGCCTACATACAACTTGTGTGATTTTCTTCTTATCATTTCAATGTCCTTAGATATGCAATCCTATCCTTAGCATCTTTTGCATAAGTACCAAGAGGTGCGTTTTGAAGATATTTTTGGTAGTAATCAATTGCAGTTTTATTAATTTTCTTTTCTTCAAATAGCGTACCTAAAAAGAAAAAACTATCTGCTTGTCCTTTTGGATCCAACTGAACTGCCTTTGTATAAGATTTTATAGCTTCATCGGTTTGTTTATTGGCTTGATATGCTGTGGCTAAATTAAAATATGTCTGAGCATCATCAGGTGTTAGTTCAAGTGCTTTGTTATAGTCAGTTATAGCACCAGCAAGATCGTTAGAAGTTTGTTTATTAATGGCATTTTGTATTAAAGGGGAAGCAAGATCAATCTTAGCTAGTTTTAATGCATTTGGATATGTTTGATTAGTCTTATCGATATTTATAGCTTTCTCATATTGAATAGTAGCATTATTTAAGTCACCAGATGCTTGATAAGCTGTACCAAGATTATAAAACAAGGCAGCGTCATTTGTGTTTATTGACAGTGCTGCTAAATATGTAGAAATTGCTTCTTGATAGTTTCCTGAGTTTTGTAGTTCAACAGCTCTTGTAGATAGTTCTTGAACTTTTTTATTGTTTGCTTGTTTCGCCAGAAGTTCTAAAGCACTTTTTGCTTTTTCACTTCCAGGATCTAATCCCAGTGCCTTTTTATAAGCTTTTTCAGCATGTTCAAAATCATCTTTAGCTTGAAATGCTGTACCAACATTGTAGTGTAATTTTGAATCTTGTGGGTTTAGTTCTATTGCTTTAACATATTGTTCAATAGCTTCATCAAACCTGCCTTCAGTTTGTAGTTTTAATGCACCTTCAGCAATTTGTGAGGATTGTGCTTTTAATTTTTCCTTACTTAAATTCTCAAGAGATTTTTGAGCAAGCTCATTTTCTGGGTCTAATTTTAGTGCTTGATTAAATTCTTCTTCTGCATTTGTAAAATCTTTTTTCATTTGAAGAGCTAATGCTAAACCAACGTGATTGTCAGCAACAAGTGGAGCAAGCCTAACAACTTCATTCCAGCCTCTAACATTTGCGCCTAAGGCATCTTGTGAAGCAGGATCAAGTTGAATTGCTTTTTTATAATGCTCAATTGCGAGAGCAACATCCTTAAGTGCTAACAACCCATCTCCTAACTTTATATGTCCCTTTGAGGTTTCTTTTAATTCAAGTGACTTTTTATAAGAATCAATTGCTTTATTTATGTCATCTGTTCTTTGTCCTTCTCTTAAGTACAAAATATAATAAATATCTCCTATGCTAAGTAAAACATTTGGCTCAGCACCTTTAGCTAGGCTTAAAGCTTTTTGGTATTCAATAAGTGCAAGCTCAAAATTAGCATCAGCTCTTAGCTTATCTCCAAGTTGTGCTCTAGTTTGAGGGCTATTAGCTTTAACTCCTCTTTGAGAAAGCAAGGCATCTAAATTTGCATCTGCTGTTTTATTTTGAAGATCAAAGTAAATTGCTAATCTGAATTCTTTTAAAGCACTTTCATAATCAGTTTTATCTGCCAGATATTTACCATAGTTATTATGGGCTATGCTAATATTTTGCCTAACAAGAATATTATTTGGTTCAATTGACAATGCATCACTAAATAATTTTAGTGCTCCTTGGTAATCCTTGTTCTTATGTAGTTTTATTCCTTCATTTATTAAACTAACTATTTCTGGATTAGCTGTATTTGCTCCATCCTGGCAGTAAGCATTAAGTAATTGAATGATTAAAAAAACAATAAAAAGAAAATATATATATTTTTTTTCCATATCAAGATACTATTTTAGCGTAGAGTATTTCCAATGGAAACCACTAAGCTGCTATTAAACAAAATTTCTTTCACACAATTAACCATACTTACCTTTTTAAGTTCCCCTTTCTTCTTTTTTAAAGATTATGAAATCTTTTCAGCAATTTTAATTAGTGCTGTAGCATCGTTTATATTCATCCAACTAATTAAAATTAGCACACACAATAAATTTTTTGTGCTGTTTGGTTTTCCCGTACGATTATTACTAATTGCACCACCTTCAGCTTTACTAGTTCACAAGCTACATTCCAATCTGATAGCATTGTTTATTGGTTTTGTTATCAGTCAGGTAATTTATTTTATATTTGTTTATTCATATGCAAAAAAACGAATTTAAAGGAAAGTCATGTTGCTAGGTGTCCATATTACTGGAGAAATTCTTGGACAAAAAGTCCACATGGATACTCTTATTTACTCATGGGCAATTATGGGTGGTATATTAGGAATCTCTTATTTGCTTACAAGAAACTTAAAGATTGAAGCCCATAACTTGAAACAAACTTTATTAGAAACATTATGGGGGCTTATAAATGGATTAACCTCTTCACAAATACCAGGTGACAAGGGTAAAAACTTTATTCCATTAATTGGAGGTATTTTTATTTTTACAATATTTGCTTATTGGTTAGGTTTAATGCCTTGGAAAATAGGAGAAGTTTTTAACTTTTGGCCAAAACTTGACAATGGGGAACCATGGGAAGGCTCATCTCCTGCAGCAAACATAAATGTTACTCTTGGAATGGCATTAATCTCATTAGTAACTTATATACTTGCAGGAATAAAAAATGGTG
This window of the Candidatus Melainabacteria bacterium genome carries:
- the ispG gene encoding flavodoxin-dependent (E)-4-hydroxy-3-methylbut-2-enyl-diphosphate synthase, whose product is MIRRKSHKLYVGSVPVGGDAQVVIQSMTTTDTRDIEATLRQIKELRDAGCEIVRVAVPDKEAASKLGEIKRHSPIPLIADIHFDWRLALEAIKQGVDGLRLNPGNIGEHLHVKEIITLAKERQIPIRIGVNAGSLDSKWGTIYGADKVHEAMVASALEHVKILEDLNFNLIKISLKASDVPVMLEAYRLIATKVDYPLHVGVTEAGTPKGGTIKSCVGIGTLLAEGIGDTIRVSLTGDPVNEIEVAKGILKSLGLRQEGLNLVSCPSCGRMELNNFEEMARTIEDKLKNLKKPITVAVMGCVVNGPGESKAADIGIAGGNGKGVIYKKGKVFKVLPEDKLLSVLLEEIDKMTKEEAVLH
- a CDS encoding tetratricopeptide repeat protein; amino-acid sequence: MEKKYIYFLFIVFLIIQLLNAYCQDGANTANPEIVSLINEGIKLHKNKDYQGALKLFSDALSIEPNNILVRQNISIAHNNYGKYLADKTDYESALKEFRLAIYFDLQNKTADANLDALLSQRGVKANSPQTRAQLGDKLRADANFELALIEYQKALSLAKGAEPNVLLSIGDIYYILYLREGQRTDDINKAIDSYKKSLELKETSKGHIKLGDGLLALKDVALAIEHYKKAIQLDPASQDALGANVRGWNEVVRLAPLVADNHVGLALALQMKKDFTNAEEEFNQALKLDPENELAQKSLENLSKEKLKAQSSQIAEGALKLQTEGRFDEAIEQYVKAIELNPQDSKLHYNVGTAFQAKDDFEHAEKAYKKALGLDPGSEKAKSALELLAKQANNKKVQELSTRAVELQNSGNYQEAISTYLAALSINTNDAALFYNLGTAYQASGDLNNATIQYEKAINIDKTNQTYPNALKLAKIDLASPLIQNAINKQTSNDLAGAITDYNKALELTPDDAQTYFNLATAYQANKQTDEAIKSYTKAVQLDPKGQADSFFFLGTLFEEKKINKTAIDYYQKYLQNAPLGTYAKDAKDRIAYLRTLK
- a CDS encoding F0F1 ATP synthase subunit A; translation: MLLGVHITGEILGQKVHMDTLIYSWAIMGGILGISYLLTRNLKIEAHNLKQTLLETLWGLINGLTSSQIPGDKGKNFIPLIGGIFIFTIFAYWLGLMPWKIGEVFNFWPKLDNGEPWEGSSPAANINVTLGMALISLVTYILAGIKNGGVGYILNYFKPLGFVEWLDLLVRPLTLSLRLFANTIAGEVLVVSVLGLVALVVPAVALAFELFVGLIQALVFSLLTTVYIGTAMAHSEHRPKTKDHRPFLGL